In the Festucalex cinctus isolate MCC-2025b chromosome 10, RoL_Fcin_1.0, whole genome shotgun sequence genome, one interval contains:
- the nrd1b gene encoding nardilysin b isoform X2: MPQTNKSVSAGNASAQACAPDQGEPPPARDVGTSQDAAEEQGDPEIVKSPSDPKKYRFIQLANGLRALLISDLSATDDGTTEGGDAEPNRDDEGDDEEDEADSGEGSEEEDEDEDDEEQDSDFEELDEDNAAKKKKSSEKQAAAALCIKVGSFSDPDDLPGLAHFLEHMVFMGSQKYPAENGFDAFLKKHGGNDNASTDCERTIFQFDVQKKHFREALDRWAQFFICPLMIQDAMDREVEAVDSEYQLARPSDSHRKEMLFGSLAVPGHPMSKFCWGNAQTLKEEPRERGINTYQRLRQFWTRFYSAHYMTLAVQSKETLDTLEAWVREIFIHIPNNAEPPVDFSHLLRPFDTPTFNKLYRVVPVRKVHALTISWALPPQGKHYRVKPLHYISWLIGHEGSGSILSLLRRKCWALALFGGNSETGFDQNTTYSIFSVSITLTDQGFRNFYQVVHLVFQYLKMLQTLGPQRRIYEEIQKIEANEFHYQEQTDPIEFVENICENMQLFPKEDFLTGDQLMFRFDPKVIGEALTLLTPERANLLLLSPEHEGRCQLREKWFGTAYSVEDVAGEWAQRWASDFEVNPQLHLPAENKFIATDFSLRPSDCPDSEFPVKILDDQHGCLWYKKDNKFKIPKAYIRFHLISPLIQKSPDNLVLFDLFVNILAHNLAEPAYEADVAQLEYKLVAGEHGLVIRLKGFNHKLHLLLKLLVEHLANFSSDAGVFAMFTEQLRKTYFNILIKPERLGKDVRLLILERHRWSLVEKYQAIVAGLSLSDLLDFASRLKAELYVEGLVQGNFTSEESKQFLHDFTENLRFRPLSAEVPVSFRVVELPVAHHLCKVKSLHKGDANSEVTVYYQSGLKKLREHALMELLVMHMEEPCFNFLRTKETLGYHVYPSCRNTSGVLGFSVTVETQANKYSTEFVESKVEDFLRWFDERLSALSDEAFRTQVTALVKLKETEDAHLGEEVERNWAEVVTRQFLFQRLNMEISALKEMTRQDLLSWFAEHRHAARKLSVHVVGFGAEEGDPPERAPDLACSGASSSSSSYGEVGSLNFLSVSSPALRDAATPVGDIRAFTSALPLHPHHKVLS, translated from the exons atgccTCAGACCAACAAGTCCGTCAGCGCTGGCAACGCTTCGGCTCAGGCGTGCGCTCCGGACCAGGGCGAGCCGCCGCCGGCGCGGGACGTCGGGACCTCGCAGGACGCCGCCGAGGAGCAGGGAGACCCCGAGATCGTCAAGTCGCCCAGTGACCCCAAGAAATACCG GTTCATCCAGCTGGCCAACGGCCTCCGAGCGCTGCTCATCTCCGACTTGAGCGCCACCGACGACGGCACGACGGAAGGAGGCGACGCCGAACCGAACCGGGACGACGAAGGCGACGACGAAGAAGACGAGGCGGATTCGGGCGAGGGctcggaggaggaggacgaggacgaggacgacgaaGAGCAGGACAGCGACTTTGAAGAGCTGGACGAGGACAACGcagccaagaagaagaagagcagcGAAAAGCAG gCCGCAGCCGCCCTGTGCATCAAAGTCGGCAGCTTCAGCGATCCCGACGATCTCCCCGGCCTGGCCCACTTCCTGGAGCACA TGGTGTTCATGGGGAGCCAAAAGTACCCGGCGGAGAACGGCTTCGACGCCTTCCTCAAGAAGCACGGCGGCAACGACAACGCCTCCACCGACTGCGAGAGGACCATCTTCCAGTTCGACGTGCAGAAGAAACACTTCCGCGAGGCTCTCGACAG gTGGGCCCAGTTCTTCATCTGTCCGCTGATGATCCAGGACGCGATGGACCGAGAGGTGGAGGCGGTCGACAGCG AGTACCAGCTGGCGAGGCCTTCGGACTCGCATCGCAAGGAGATGCTGTTTGGCAGCCTGGCCGTGCCGGGACATCCCATGAGCAAGTTCTGCTGGG GAAACGCTCAGACGTTGAAAGAGGAGCCCAGAGAGCGCGGCATCAACACGTACCAACGCCTGCGACAATTCTGGACGCGCTTTTACTCGGCTCACTACATGACGCTCGCCGTGCAGTCCAAAG AGACTTTGGACACTCTGGAGGCGTGGGTCCGAGAGATCTTCATCCACATCCCCAACAA TGCTGAACCACCAGTGGACTTTTCCCATCTGCTGAGGCCTTTCGACACGCCGACCTTCAACAAACTCTACCGAG TGGTCCCCGTGAGGAAGGTGCACGCTCTGACCATCAGCTGGGCCCTGCCGCCTCAGGGAAAACATTACAG AGTGAAGCCCCTCCACTACATCTCCTGGCTGATCGGACACGAGGGCAGCGGCAGCATCCTGTCTCTGCTGCGCAGGAA GTGCTGGGCGCTGGCGCTCTTCGGGGGCAACAGCGAGACGGGCTTCGACCAGAACACCACCTACTCCATCTTCTCCGTCTCCATCACGCTGACCGACCAGGGCTTCCGGAACTTCTACCAG GTGGTCCACTTGGTGTTCCAGTACCTGAAGATGCTGCAGACTTTGGGCCCCCAGCGGAG GATCTACGAGGAAATTCAGAAGATTGAAGCTAACGAGTTCCACTATCAGGAGCAG ACGGATCCCATCGAGTTCGTGGAGAACATCTGCGAGAACATGCAGCTGTTTCCCAAAGAGGACTTCCTGACCGGAGACCAGCTGATGTTTCGCTTTGACCCCAAG GTGATCGGCGAGGCTCTGACCTTGCTGACCCCCGAGCGAGCCAACTTGCTGCTGCTGTCGCCGGAACACGAGGGCCGCTGCCAGCTCAGGGAGAAATGGTTTGGCACCGCCTACAGCGTGGAGG ACGTGGCGGGCGAGTGGGCTCAACGCTGGGCGTCCGACTTTGAAGTCAACCCTCAACTTCACCTTCCTGCTGAAAACAAGTTCATCG CAACGGATTTTTCTCTGAGGCCGTCCGACTGTCCCGACTCGGAGTTTCCCGTCAAGATTTTGGACGACCAGCACGGTTGCCTTTGGTACAAGAAGGACAACAAGTTCAAGATCCCCAAAG CATATATTCGCTTCCATTTGATCTCGCCGCTCATTCAGAAGAGTCCTGACAA TCTGGTGCTGTTCGACCTGTTTGTCAACATTTTGGCCCACAACCTGGCGGAACCCGCCTACGAGGCGGACGTGGCGCAGCTGGAATACAAACTGGTGGCCGGCGAGCACGGACTCGTCATCAGGCTCAAAGGATTCAACCACAAACTGCAC CTGCTGCTGAAGCTGCTGGTGGAGCACCTGGCGAATTTCAGCTCGGACGCGGGCGTGTTCGCCATGTTTACGGAGCAGCTGAGGAAGACGTACTTCAACATCCTCATCAAGCCGGAGCGTCTGGGCAA GGACGTTCGTCTGCTGATCCTGGAGCGCCATCGCTGGTCGCTGGTGGAGAAGTACCAGGCCATCGTGGCCGGCTTGAGCCTGTCGGACCTGCTGGACTTCGCCAGCCGGCTGAAGGCGGAGCTTTACGTGGAGGGCCTCGTGCAGGGCAACTTCACCAGCGAG GAGTCCAAGCAGTTCCTGCACGACTTCACTGA GAATCTGCGTTTCCGTCCCCTGTCGGCGGAGGTGCCCGTTTCCTTCCGGGTGGTGGAGCTGCCGGTGGCGCATCACCTCTGCAAGGTCAAGTCGCTCCACAAGGGCGACGCCAACTCGGAGGTCACCGTCTACTACCAG tcAGGACTGAAGAAGCTGCGTGAACACGCCCTCATGGAACTGCTCGTG aTGCACATGGAGGAGCCGTGCTTCAACTTCCTTCGGACCAAAGAGACGCTGGG ctACCACGTGTACCCGTCGTGCAGGAACACCTCGGGGGTCCTGGGCTTCTCCGTCACCGTGGAAACGCAGGCCAACAAGTacag caCGGAGTTTGTGGAGTCGAAAGTGGAGGATTTCCTGCGCTGGTTCGACGAGCGTCTGTCGGCGCTGAGCGACGAGGCCTTCCGCACGCAGGTGACGGCGCTGGTCAAGCTGAAGGAGACGGAGGACGCGCACCTGGGCGAGGAGGTGGAGCGCAACTGGGCCGAGGTCGTCACCAGGCAATTCCTCTTCCAGAGACTCAACATGGAG ATCTCGGCGCTGAAAGAGATGACGCGGCAGGATCTGCTGTCCTGGTTTGCCGAGCATCGTCACGCCGCCAGGAAGCTCAGTGTGCAC
- the nrd1b gene encoding nardilysin b isoform X1 — MPQTNKSVSAGNASAQACAPDQGEPPPARDVGTSQDAAEEQGDPEIVKSPSDPKKYRFIQLANGLRALLISDLSATDDGTTEGGDAEPNRDDEGDDEEDEADSGEGSEEEDEDEDDEEQDSDFEELDEDNAAKKKKSSEKQAAAALCIKVGSFSDPDDLPGLAHFLEHMVFMGSQKYPAENGFDAFLKKHGGNDNASTDCERTIFQFDVQKKHFREALDRWAQFFICPLMIQDAMDREVEAVDSGKINRGGRERPWPPLPILFLNFFPGLVCCSAEYQLARPSDSHRKEMLFGSLAVPGHPMSKFCWGNAQTLKEEPRERGINTYQRLRQFWTRFYSAHYMTLAVQSKETLDTLEAWVREIFIHIPNNAEPPVDFSHLLRPFDTPTFNKLYRVVPVRKVHALTISWALPPQGKHYRVKPLHYISWLIGHEGSGSILSLLRRKCWALALFGGNSETGFDQNTTYSIFSVSITLTDQGFRNFYQVVHLVFQYLKMLQTLGPQRRIYEEIQKIEANEFHYQEQTDPIEFVENICENMQLFPKEDFLTGDQLMFRFDPKVIGEALTLLTPERANLLLLSPEHEGRCQLREKWFGTAYSVEDVAGEWAQRWASDFEVNPQLHLPAENKFIATDFSLRPSDCPDSEFPVKILDDQHGCLWYKKDNKFKIPKAYIRFHLISPLIQKSPDNLVLFDLFVNILAHNLAEPAYEADVAQLEYKLVAGEHGLVIRLKGFNHKLHLLLKLLVEHLANFSSDAGVFAMFTEQLRKTYFNILIKPERLGKDVRLLILERHRWSLVEKYQAIVAGLSLSDLLDFASRLKAELYVEGLVQGNFTSEESKQFLHDFTENLRFRPLSAEVPVSFRVVELPVAHHLCKVKSLHKGDANSEVTVYYQSGLKKLREHALMELLVMHMEEPCFNFLRTKETLGYHVYPSCRNTSGVLGFSVTVETQANKYSTEFVESKVEDFLRWFDERLSALSDEAFRTQVTALVKLKETEDAHLGEEVERNWAEVVTRQFLFQRLNMEISALKEMTRQDLLSWFAEHRHAARKLSVHVVGFGAEEGDPPERAPDLACSGASSSSSSYGEVGSLNFLSVSSPALRDAATPVGDIRAFTSALPLHPHHKVLS; from the exons atgccTCAGACCAACAAGTCCGTCAGCGCTGGCAACGCTTCGGCTCAGGCGTGCGCTCCGGACCAGGGCGAGCCGCCGCCGGCGCGGGACGTCGGGACCTCGCAGGACGCCGCCGAGGAGCAGGGAGACCCCGAGATCGTCAAGTCGCCCAGTGACCCCAAGAAATACCG GTTCATCCAGCTGGCCAACGGCCTCCGAGCGCTGCTCATCTCCGACTTGAGCGCCACCGACGACGGCACGACGGAAGGAGGCGACGCCGAACCGAACCGGGACGACGAAGGCGACGACGAAGAAGACGAGGCGGATTCGGGCGAGGGctcggaggaggaggacgaggacgaggacgacgaaGAGCAGGACAGCGACTTTGAAGAGCTGGACGAGGACAACGcagccaagaagaagaagagcagcGAAAAGCAG gCCGCAGCCGCCCTGTGCATCAAAGTCGGCAGCTTCAGCGATCCCGACGATCTCCCCGGCCTGGCCCACTTCCTGGAGCACA TGGTGTTCATGGGGAGCCAAAAGTACCCGGCGGAGAACGGCTTCGACGCCTTCCTCAAGAAGCACGGCGGCAACGACAACGCCTCCACCGACTGCGAGAGGACCATCTTCCAGTTCGACGTGCAGAAGAAACACTTCCGCGAGGCTCTCGACAG gTGGGCCCAGTTCTTCATCTGTCCGCTGATGATCCAGGACGCGATGGACCGAGAGGTGGAGGCGGTCGACAGCGGTAAGATTAACCGAGGCGGGCGAGAGCGTCCTTGGCCACCTTTGccgattctttttttaaatttttttcctgGTTTGGTTTGCTGTTCGGCAGAGTACCAGCTGGCGAGGCCTTCGGACTCGCATCGCAAGGAGATGCTGTTTGGCAGCCTGGCCGTGCCGGGACATCCCATGAGCAAGTTCTGCTGGG GAAACGCTCAGACGTTGAAAGAGGAGCCCAGAGAGCGCGGCATCAACACGTACCAACGCCTGCGACAATTCTGGACGCGCTTTTACTCGGCTCACTACATGACGCTCGCCGTGCAGTCCAAAG AGACTTTGGACACTCTGGAGGCGTGGGTCCGAGAGATCTTCATCCACATCCCCAACAA TGCTGAACCACCAGTGGACTTTTCCCATCTGCTGAGGCCTTTCGACACGCCGACCTTCAACAAACTCTACCGAG TGGTCCCCGTGAGGAAGGTGCACGCTCTGACCATCAGCTGGGCCCTGCCGCCTCAGGGAAAACATTACAG AGTGAAGCCCCTCCACTACATCTCCTGGCTGATCGGACACGAGGGCAGCGGCAGCATCCTGTCTCTGCTGCGCAGGAA GTGCTGGGCGCTGGCGCTCTTCGGGGGCAACAGCGAGACGGGCTTCGACCAGAACACCACCTACTCCATCTTCTCCGTCTCCATCACGCTGACCGACCAGGGCTTCCGGAACTTCTACCAG GTGGTCCACTTGGTGTTCCAGTACCTGAAGATGCTGCAGACTTTGGGCCCCCAGCGGAG GATCTACGAGGAAATTCAGAAGATTGAAGCTAACGAGTTCCACTATCAGGAGCAG ACGGATCCCATCGAGTTCGTGGAGAACATCTGCGAGAACATGCAGCTGTTTCCCAAAGAGGACTTCCTGACCGGAGACCAGCTGATGTTTCGCTTTGACCCCAAG GTGATCGGCGAGGCTCTGACCTTGCTGACCCCCGAGCGAGCCAACTTGCTGCTGCTGTCGCCGGAACACGAGGGCCGCTGCCAGCTCAGGGAGAAATGGTTTGGCACCGCCTACAGCGTGGAGG ACGTGGCGGGCGAGTGGGCTCAACGCTGGGCGTCCGACTTTGAAGTCAACCCTCAACTTCACCTTCCTGCTGAAAACAAGTTCATCG CAACGGATTTTTCTCTGAGGCCGTCCGACTGTCCCGACTCGGAGTTTCCCGTCAAGATTTTGGACGACCAGCACGGTTGCCTTTGGTACAAGAAGGACAACAAGTTCAAGATCCCCAAAG CATATATTCGCTTCCATTTGATCTCGCCGCTCATTCAGAAGAGTCCTGACAA TCTGGTGCTGTTCGACCTGTTTGTCAACATTTTGGCCCACAACCTGGCGGAACCCGCCTACGAGGCGGACGTGGCGCAGCTGGAATACAAACTGGTGGCCGGCGAGCACGGACTCGTCATCAGGCTCAAAGGATTCAACCACAAACTGCAC CTGCTGCTGAAGCTGCTGGTGGAGCACCTGGCGAATTTCAGCTCGGACGCGGGCGTGTTCGCCATGTTTACGGAGCAGCTGAGGAAGACGTACTTCAACATCCTCATCAAGCCGGAGCGTCTGGGCAA GGACGTTCGTCTGCTGATCCTGGAGCGCCATCGCTGGTCGCTGGTGGAGAAGTACCAGGCCATCGTGGCCGGCTTGAGCCTGTCGGACCTGCTGGACTTCGCCAGCCGGCTGAAGGCGGAGCTTTACGTGGAGGGCCTCGTGCAGGGCAACTTCACCAGCGAG GAGTCCAAGCAGTTCCTGCACGACTTCACTGA GAATCTGCGTTTCCGTCCCCTGTCGGCGGAGGTGCCCGTTTCCTTCCGGGTGGTGGAGCTGCCGGTGGCGCATCACCTCTGCAAGGTCAAGTCGCTCCACAAGGGCGACGCCAACTCGGAGGTCACCGTCTACTACCAG tcAGGACTGAAGAAGCTGCGTGAACACGCCCTCATGGAACTGCTCGTG aTGCACATGGAGGAGCCGTGCTTCAACTTCCTTCGGACCAAAGAGACGCTGGG ctACCACGTGTACCCGTCGTGCAGGAACACCTCGGGGGTCCTGGGCTTCTCCGTCACCGTGGAAACGCAGGCCAACAAGTacag caCGGAGTTTGTGGAGTCGAAAGTGGAGGATTTCCTGCGCTGGTTCGACGAGCGTCTGTCGGCGCTGAGCGACGAGGCCTTCCGCACGCAGGTGACGGCGCTGGTCAAGCTGAAGGAGACGGAGGACGCGCACCTGGGCGAGGAGGTGGAGCGCAACTGGGCCGAGGTCGTCACCAGGCAATTCCTCTTCCAGAGACTCAACATGGAG ATCTCGGCGCTGAAAGAGATGACGCGGCAGGATCTGCTGTCCTGGTTTGCCGAGCATCGTCACGCCGCCAGGAAGCTCAGTGTGCAC